One window of the Bos mutus isolate GX-2022 chromosome X, NWIPB_WYAK_1.1, whole genome shotgun sequence genome contains the following:
- the LOC102278571 gene encoding LOW QUALITY PROTEIN: endogenous retrovirus group PABLB member 1 Env polyprotein (The sequence of the model RefSeq protein was modified relative to this genomic sequence to represent the inferred CDS: inserted 3 bases in 2 codons; substituted 4 bases at 4 genomic stop codons), translated as MTSCWQARPRKNAEIKTKALLQLLMETAGSQMSKKKAQICKEEIHEFVLGTKYGSKIGNMIFSPLALVNLPYLHARWTRSMFQXYVYIAALFRSSIGTTDIMIKVEALTNFTKQALLDRTKRGXNEEQIQMRKXVIHNRMTLDILTAAQGGTCAIIKVECCVYIPDLSGNVSTAXDDMKKQVKTMSNXNIPFWTLVLSWVKGDWWKTIFTTVIVALIVLLCGPXILQCIMNFVTQRLMSFSQIGGQRARVQYIPTNDAHNMS; from the exons ATGACCAGCTGCTGGCAAGCGAGACCAAGGAAAAATGCTGAAATTAAGACAAAAGCACTGCTCCAACTGCTGATGGAAACAGCAGGTTCCCAGATGTCGAAGAAGAAGGCCCAGATCTGCAAGGAGGAG attcatgaGTTTGTTCTGGGGACCAAGTATGGGTCAAAGATTGGAAACATGATTTTCTCGCCCCTTG CCCTGGTAAATCTACCTTATTTACATGCTAGGTGGACAAGATCCATGTTTCAATGATATGTGTATATTGCTGCCTTATTCAGATCCTCTATAGGGACAACAGATATCATGATTAAAGTAGAGGCCTTGACTAATTTCACAAAACAGGCCCTCCTAGATAGAACAAAAAGAGGTTAAAATGAAGAGcaaatccaaatgagaa ggGTAATTCATAATAGAATGACTTTGGACATACTCACAGCTGCTCAAggagggacctgtgctataattaagGTTGAATGTTGTGTATACATTCCTGACTTATCTGGCAATGTATCGACTGCTTGAGATGACATGAAAAAACAGGTAAAAACAATGTCAAA GAACATTCCTTTCTGGACTTTGGTCCTATCTTGGGTAAAGGGCGattggtggaaaactatatttaccactgttatagttgccttgatagttctgctctgtggaccctgaattttacaatgtattatgaactttgtaacccaaaggttgatgtcattctcccaaattggTGGTCAGAGAGccagggtgcaatatatccctaCGAATGATGCTCATaatatgagttaa